AATACACTGAAGGCCTGTTTTTCTGGGCTTtactggtgataatggtcaggaatattggaccattattgcctttttagcataagtagaGGACAGACACTAGCCAGACGggaatgtgtgaattgtggagcgggctaaagtgtacttattttgcttttattcttgccataataaaaatatatttgtggcAACCCATGCTCTGTAGTCATTCACATTTTAACGAGCTTTAAAAGGTAGAACTGTCCGGGATATAAAAGCAAgcgatgcatcaaagtttgattaaaaaataaccgtttacagttttaaaaatccttataatcattaaaataattgattaaaataattagttaaaaattcttcagtgatattaatgatatgacgtagtcctggaaactttctacttctctgtttatcagTCTGATTTtacggtgttttttttttgtcttcgaCAGATcacctgtcgttttaaagaatatcacaaggGTGAACGCGGAAAGTGTAAAAGCCTCGTCTGTTTCGTGGGGTGCACGCGCAGTTAGCGAAGCTCAACgcggcgccaggcgaaagtattaATCAGGTTtaacagtaagaggggcgtggttaagaatattgtgacaTCATCCATGAATACTGCCAATCCAAAGATGGAAGCAGATGCTCGGGTTCTGATTAGAGATTATCCCCTAGTGCGTGTCTAAGCAAAGTTataccttactgtcctaatgaaataattataaaatcaaagcatgatcatattttggtcacataagcgtaatctagaggcttttgcctttcatataagcaactcctgataccaaatgatcaactagaagtcaagtcattatttgttgatCCTACAACTTGGAGAGGTGACactacttttgtcaggtagtgtatgtatatacagttgaagtcagagttattagcccccttttgatttttattttcttttttaaatatttcccaaaggatgtttaacagagcaaggacattttcacagtatgtctgataaaatttttttctcctggagaaagtcttatttgttttatttcggctagaataaaagtagttattaatttttaaaaaaaaacatttttgggacaaaattattagcccctttaagctaattttttttttagatattctacagaacaaaccatcgttatacaataacttgcctaattaccctaacctgcctagttaaacttattaacctagttaagccttttaatgtcactttaagctgtatagaagtgtcttgaaaaatatcaagtaaaatattatttactgtcatcatgacaaagataaaataaatcagttaatagaaataagtttttaaaactattacgtttagaaatgtgctgaaacaatcttccctccattaaacagaaattgggggaaaaaaaaatcaacaggggcgctaataatacaggggggctaataattctgacttcaactgtatatatggagCACACGTAAAGGACTGAAGCTTAAATAAAAAGAAGACAAGAACATGAAAAGCTTaaggttttaaattaatttataaaaaaaagcattgaCCCACTGAAGCAGAACAAACAtcaatcatataattttttttttgcttttgtttgaaACATATATAATCAGTCAGACTCGCCGGCCTGACCAGAATCAAATCATTAAGCAGACAGAATCGGCCTACACCAATACAGCCTAAAAACAAAAAGGGGAaccaaacagagagaaaaaaaacgaaAGAAACGAAACGAAAGTCAACAGAAGAACGGTCGAATCAAGTGCAGATCTGTGGTCCGATTCAAAGCAGGTTCtcatttcttgttttatttcttttttttttacacgtttAAGTCGACGGCTCAGGTACGTTTGTTTGTCTAGTCTGTCACATGCAAGCTGAATGATGACAGCTCAAGTACACACGGAAATGACGAGTCCACTCGGGCATCTGTGCGAGGATGAAAACAATGTCAATGTGACAAAGCTCCGATTTAAAAAGAAAACGGAAAAGGAAGGAAATACTCCACTGAtacactttgttttttttttctccatcttAGAAAAGAAACTACACAGTTTCACAAAACAGAAAAGAGACACAGTCCAGACGTCCCACGTCCTCTTCTGCTCCTATGCTGCTGctgcttattatatatatatatccttattgttattattttttaaaacgtcTCTAGAAACGAAAACACGCCCTACGCTCCACATATGAATGACAAAATACTGCATATTATCCACTACGACTGCTGCAAACGGGATTGTGTGGGACGCTGTCAGGCTAGCTGCCGAAAGTTTAGGAATTTTTTCGGAATATTTTGATCCCTTTGGCTGAAGACGGTCTCCAAGTACAGCCCTAGTATGcactatttatacaaaaaaaaaaacaacaacaacagaaataaCGTATGTGTGGTTCATGGTGTGTAATTCCATTCCAGGACATCCTCTCGGCTTTTTTTCGCCCTCCTGCGATTCGAACGCCACACTTTTGGAATGTTGGAACGCAGCCCGTGTTCCGCTGGAGTTCTGGAATTCACATTCTAAATTGAGGGTTCTAGAATCTCTGCAGATGGGATGAACATCTGCGCGCATCGCATGTTCGCTAAACCTCTGGGATTCGGTCCAGTTTTGGCTGTGAGATGCTAGATATGTCCCAGGAACGCAATCTGAGCCCTCTGATTGGAGAACATCTGTTGAAAGTCTTCATAAAATGCCCGGTTATAAACCAGATGGCAGTCGCTTTTGTATTTTTGGAGGCGCGAGTTCTTGTTCAGTCAGGCTTCTTGagtaataaaactgaaaaaaaaagaaacaaaaaagaagagATTACGCTGATGACGGACGCTCTTCTATGcgtttggttttctttttttgtttgttggttgttgCTGACATTAGGTTTTTTGCTTGGCTTCAGAGTGTAGTCCAGAGTGAAAGCCTTCAGGTTTTGGCACCGTGAGCTGGATGGAAGAGAAACCGTGATGAGAGAATGGGAAAGAGGAAAGGAGATAAACAGAGAAGAAGGGTGGTGTTGAACTAGTTGTGGTTGGCGGAGTCTGTGTCCGCCGCGCTTCCGTTGGGGTCTGAGCTGACTTTCTGCTCTTCGTCTTCAGTCTTCAATCGTTTGCTCTCTGGTGGATCACTGGCTTTTTCTCCGTTCTGTCTCTTTGTGGGGAGAGAGGCGGACGCAGAGGCGTGAGCGGCCAACAGGTGAAGCGGACTCGACACTGCGAATGAACAGAAAGAGACATTTTAGATAAGATTTGCAGATAGTACTGAAATGATGCAAAGAAAGATTTATAcatcatttatataataataatttccccTCATAAAAGAAATCAAATACCATAACTTCCCTTCCCCTCAAAACAACTTTATTTACTTCCTGGTCAGATTGAatgcctttagggcggagctatctgtGCTTCAGTGTGGGACTATCAAACCTTTAGGATGGGACTATCTGGCCTTTAGTTcaaggctatcagtcctttaatgTGGCCCTATCAGGCTTTAATGATGGGACTGTCAGACCTTTATGGCTGGACTAGGTGGCCTCAAGGGcaaggctatcagtcatttagtgcaGAATATCATACCTTTAAGAAGGGGCTTTCAGGCCTTTAGGGCAAGGCTATCAGTCCCTTAGTGTGGGACTTTCAGACCTTCAGAGCAGGAATATCAGGCCTTTATAGTGGGGCTATCAAACGTTTAAGGTGGGACTATCACGCCTTTAGGACGAGGCTATTGGTCCTTTAGGACAGGACTATCAGACCCTTGGGGCAGGACTATCAGGCCTTAAGGACAGGACTATCAGTCCATAAGGGCAGAACTATCAGGCCTTTAAGGTGGGACTATCAGACCTTTAGAACAGGACTATCAGTTCATTAGGTTGGGACTATTAGACACTTGGGGCAGGACTATCAagcctttagggcgggactatctaGGCTTTAGGGCAAGGCTATTAGTCCTTCAGTGTGGGGCTATCAGGAGTTTAGTGTGGGGCTATCAGAAGTTTAAGGTGGGACTATCACGCCTTTAGGACAGGACTATCAGTCCATAAGGGCAGAACTATTAAGCCTTTAAGGCGGGACTATCAAACCTTTAGGACGGGACTATCAGACCTTAAAGTCGGGACTATCAGATGCTAGGGGCGGGACTATCAGGCCTTTGGGGATGAGACTATCTGGCCTTTAGGGCAAGGCTTACAGTCCTTAGGGTGTGACTATCAGTCGTTTAGGGTGGGGCTGTCAGGACTGGACTATCAACGCTTTAGGCTGGGGCTATCAggcctttagggcgggactatctggCCTTTAGGGCAAgcctatcagtcctttagggtggggcttttTGGGCTGGATTATCAGCattttaaggtggggctatcagaTCTTTAATGTGGGACTATTAGTCTTTTAGAGTGAGGGCATCAAGCATTTAGGGTGGGGCGATCAGTGCTTTAGAGCTGGACTAGGGTGGGGCTCTCAGTGCTTTAGGGCTGAACTATCAGTGCTATAGGGTGAGGCTATCAGGGTGTGTCTTGTTTCTGATctgaattcatccattcatcagttcttcatttttttttagcaatgacTGACTTTTAACAATCCAATCGATTCACAAAGAAAATCATGCAGGACCATTTCAAGTGGACGTGTATCACAATAGTGGACAAAAGCACAATCTTAACTTCTGTTTAATGGCGAATTAAAAGCTATTACGGAATTAGTTCGTTTAGGTAGATAGGATAAGGGATGTAAAGTAGGATCATGCAcaatatgtgctttataagtactaatgaACAGTCAATATCTTAAATACAGGCAAGTAATAATAGACTAGTTAAtagctttaataaaataaagtgtcacctgaaaaacttgaaaaaataaatctaatctaataaactgactattttttattttaatttattttaaataggagAGAAAATACTCCTTTGCCAtttaaacaaacatgtttttcaTTTGTCAAATCAATTAGCATTTTGGTGGAAATTACCATAAAATGCGAGTCATGTTTAGGTTCATTAACATTATTCATGGTGTTTGTAATCGCTTGAAGGTATTTGACTGAATCAATCTTCATTCGTAATTAACCAATAGGCTGAGTTTTTTCTCATGACTATAAAGCACATGCACAGTTCAAATGAATGCAGGAGTTCTGTGAagagagacagaaaaaaagaCTAATAAAAATCTCAAGCTTGTAAAAAAAAGATGCGGTACCTGTGTTGGCCTGACTCTGTATCGCCGTGGCGATGGGCACGACATGAGTGCCGTTCTGGGTGATGGTTTTGATTGGCAGTTGGTGCTGGCCCAATGGGGCTTGCTGCACTATAGTAACGGTCTGAAGGGGCGTGGCTGCGGCGCTGGTCTGGATCACCCTATTGGCTGTTCCTATGGAGCCGTGAGCAATGCCAGGAACCGCCTCTACTTTCACTAAAGAGACACACAACATGCGTTACTCACAGTATCTGAAGCAAACAGACGTACAGCAATGACTGGACAGAAATCcgattttttttctgctgctttTTGTCTGAACTTGAATCAGATTCTTCatgcatgaaataaaaataaagaaatgatttAGTATCTGAAAGTGTTAAGCAGGTGCAGTTACCTTTGAGCTCGTCGTAGTCTCCGTTCTCCCGCGGCTCAGTTTTGACGGTGCTGACGGCGACCGCAGGGATCTGATGCACCACGTGCACAGTCTGCATGAGCGGCTGCGCAGACGTGGAGGACGATACGGGAGCGGCCACCGCGTACGTCACCGGCTTCATGTTCTGAGTGAGCGGACGCTGAACCGCGATCAGCACCGGCTGCGTGGTGATGGGAGACGCTGAGGAGAAATAAGACAGAGATTGAGTGAACACTCATGCTTACTACATTGATTCAAACATATACTAGGTGCTttaatggtgtagaatagtgcataagtagtGTTTGATTAGTGCTGGAGTTAAACtgtgctggacaccggccctccaggaccgagtttgcccatccctgccctAACCCTACGAGAGGGAtatggatgcagacctggtgcagtgcaatctgggctgcatccaatgctttttaatgggcttccctaaccccacccctaaccatcacagtgacgtcactcgctccatttgagtgcattgtgtctgatattgcatcgctgagtgatgcagtctcagcttgcatcataaaggctgcatccaaatACTATTGAACCCTACcgctcacagtgatgtcactggCTTTATTGAGTGCATTtccgtccactctgcagatctctctatACACCGATAATATAATTACCTGTGGTGTTCTGGGTAAAGCGGGTCTCCTGAATTACTGCTAGCTTGGGTTGGACGGCGgcaacagcaacagcagcaggGGGTGGGACAGAGACGGGCTCTGACTCCATGGGAACCGGAGAGCCTTCACGTGATAGGCTGTCAGGAGTCTGAACGCCGCTGGAGTGGGCGGAGAGAACGCCCGAGTGATTGGGCGATGCCGGTGCACTCCTGTCAACAAAAACAACATCCACATGATGagcacttttgtacattttatttgctAACTTTAATGATGACAGAGGGAAAGACCTTTAGGAATAGTCCACACAAAGATGAAATTTACTCCTCCATTTGTTCTAATCCTGTTTAAGTTTCtgtctactgttgaacacaaagaaaaataaactggaaaatactggagaaaaaaaacttccaaagtattttttgttcctactatgaatgtcaatggctgtttttttcaacattcttcagaatatctagtTCACAGGTGCACATCTGAGTTCAGAAGATGAGACCGggtgtggaccaaaagtgctagagtgaaagcacccttaaaataaaacacacaaaaaagacttttataaaCAATAACCACTTGATCAAACCTTGTcttaaaaaatctgttaaacaaaCAACCCAATCTgtagcccaaaaaaaaaaaaaaaaaaaagtagtttcatttttgtgtgaactactgaaaaaaaacaaaaatctgaaatcatctattttagtaaacatttcaagtaagtttacttaaaaaaagcttTCTACAGACAAATATCACTTGATCAAATCTCATCTTAAAAGATCGAACAAAAGAAAATGTTCTGATCTGTGGCTCAGAACCCAAAATGTGATCTGAAATGAGTTGTGTTTCGTTTAAGCATTGCTGTATATACAgtagtctgaattattagccctcctgtatatttttcccccaatttttgtttaacggagagtagattttttacagcacatttctaaacataatagttttaataactcatttcttataactgatttattttatctttgccatgatgacagtaaaaacactttacttgatattcttcaagatactagtatacagcttaaagtgagatttaaaggcgtaactaggtaaattaggcaagttagggtaattagacaagtcatagtataacagtggtttgttctgtagacaaacaaaaacaaatattggtTAAGGAGCCTAcaaactttgaccttaaaatggcttttaaaaaaataaaaactgtttttattccagctgaaataaacaaatccagaagaaaaaacattataacaaatactgtgacaatttccttgctctgttaaacatttgggaattatttaaaaaaaaataaattcaatgggGGGGGGATGGCGCGAATAATtatgacatcaactgtatattattgttTTCTGGAAGAAGTGTAAATGGTGTGCGTCTCTGACCGGGATGACAGGGGTCCCAGTGGGGTCCTGAAGCAGGGGACGCCCCGCGGCCTGCGTTTCCTGAAGGCCTGCTCCACCAGTTTGCCCTCAGATGACGGGTCGATCCTCCAGAACGAACCTTTGCCTGGCTCCTCCTGAGAGCGCGGCACTTTGATGAAGTAGCGGTTCAGAGACAGGTTATGACGAATAGAgttctgaaaacacacacatataagacATGACTTTAACAGCCTGGTCAGGCGTGGTGTAATTGTCAA
This portion of the Danio rerio strain Tuebingen ecotype United States chromosome 3, GRCz12tu, whole genome shotgun sequence genome encodes:
- the foxk2b gene encoding forkhead box protein K2; this translates as MAAMARLEGREFEYVMKKRSVTVGRNSSQGSVDVSMGHSSFISRRHLEIFTAAAEDTGSGPGGGDFYLRCLGKNGVFVDGVFLRRGAPPLQLPRVCTFRFPSTNIKITFTALASVKREKREPESPVKAVQPQISPLTINIPDNIAHLMSPLPSPTGTISAANSCPSSPRGAGSSGYRLGRIVPDLQLMNDNSQSENDKETSEGDSPKDDSKPPYSYAQLIVQAITMAPDKQLTLNGIYTHITKNYPYYRTADKGWQNSIRHNLSLNRYFIKVPRSQEEPGKGSFWRIDPSSEGKLVEQAFRKRRPRGVPCFRTPLGPLSSRSAPASPNHSGVLSAHSSGVQTPDSLSREGSPVPMESEPVSVPPPAAVAVAAVQPKLAVIQETRFTQNTTASPITTQPVLIAVQRPLTQNMKPVTYAVAAPVSSSTSAQPLMQTVHVVHQIPAVAVSTVKTEPRENGDYDELKVKVEAVPGIAHGSIGTANRVIQTSAAATPLQTVTIVQQAPLGQHQLPIKTITQNGTHVVPIATAIQSQANTVSSPLHLLAAHASASASLPTKRQNGEKASDPPESKRLKTEDEEQKVSSDPNGSAADTDSANHN